AAACCAAGCAAAAAATCTTCTTCAACTTCTTTTGTAGATACAAAAATTGATGGATTTAAAGAAAATAAAACTAAAATATCTAAGTATGATAAATGATTTGCAACAATTAAAAAATTTTTAGATTTATCAAAACTTCCTTCTACTTTTAATTTAATATTTAAGATAGATAAGGTTATTTTAGAAAAAAGAGAAGCATTTTTTATTAAATTTCTTTTTTTATCTTTAACCAAAATATATATGATAGATGAAGTAAATAAAAATAGTATATACAGAAATATTAAAGCCGGAATTCTTGTTAATCTTATGACCATTTTTTAAATTTCCTTTCAAATCTTTTATCAATATTGTTAACATCTAATAAAGTAAAAAAATCAAAACATCTAAATTTAAAATCATAAGCCGGATATCCAGATACAAAAGCTCCTGCTTTTATATAAGATATAAGAAGAGAAGGAATTTCATTTTTTATATCTTCGTCATATTCTACATTCAGCAAAAGATTTTCAAAAGAAGGATATTCATATTTTCTTTTTGGAATTATATTAAATTCTTTATTAATTATGCCATTTTTTTCTAAATATAAATACATTTTTGCCGCTTTTTCCGGATTTTCGGTAAAATAACTGGATAAACCAAAAAGATAATCTGCATTTGTCTGTTTTGTGTATAAAGATATTCCTTTCCATAAAAGAGCAAGAACAATACCATTTCTATATTCTTTATCAATAACCGCTCTTCCAAGTTCAAGCATAATATAATTTCTACTTTTTAAATCAGAAATATCAAACTCAGATTCAGAATAAAAATTATCTGTATAAACAGATGATAAAACCCTATAACTTCCAACAATTTTATTTTTATTTTTATCTATAATCACGATATGGTCTGCAATTTTATCATATTTATCAGAATCAATGCCGGTTAATTTTATTTTCCCTATTTTCTCTTTATAAAATACTTTATATCTAAGTGAAAATGATTTTTCCAGCTCATTTAAAGAAGAACAGGTTTTTACTATAAAATCCTTAGTTTCATAAAAAATCTCAATCTTAGGCTGAAAGCCAAAAAATTTATATTTATACAATTTTTGTATAGGATTTAAAATATTTATATTTCTTGTCATATTTATTTCCTCCAAATTCATATTTTTGTTTATCTTACCTAAAGATTTTTAATCTTTTATTAAGATTGGATTAATCTTTTTTAAAAAAATTCAGCTTTAAAAAGTCAGAGAAAAGTTATATAATTTTTAAGTAAAAATTTTGATAAAAAGAGAATAAAATGGAATTACAGGAGCTAAGGGCTGTTTATTATGCT
The Venenivibrio stagnispumantis DNA segment above includes these coding regions:
- a CDS encoding GNAT family N-acetyltransferase, whose amino-acid sequence is MTRNINILNPIQKLYKYKFFGFQPKIEIFYETKDFIVKTCSSLNELEKSFSLRYKVFYKEKIGKIKLTGIDSDKYDKIADHIVIIDKNKNKIVGSYRVLSSVYTDNFYSESEFDISDLKSRNYIMLELGRAVIDKEYRNGIVLALLWKGISLYTKQTNADYLFGLSSYFTENPEKAAKMYLYLEKNGIINKEFNIIPKRKYEYPSFENLLLNVEYDEDIKNEIPSLLISYIKAGAFVSGYPAYDFKFRCFDFFTLLDVNNIDKRFERKFKKWS